The following proteins are encoded in a genomic region of Streptomyces lunaelactis:
- a CDS encoding CGNR zinc finger domain-containing protein, whose protein sequence is MELAYYSDYAVRLVNTEEPARNKDSLTSVEAIRELFGESSQAARRATDADVTRFRSVRGRLRAVFTAADSGDETQAVDLLNSLLLEFPVSPQISGHDFRDEDGRPKWHMHLAEHPSNATAGYAAIAAMGLAFHLTEYGVDRLGLCQAAPCRNAYLDTSTNRSRRYCSDRCATRANVAAYRARKRLEAERSVSTGRTAETAHETSPRTER, encoded by the coding sequence GTGGAACTGGCCTATTACTCGGACTACGCCGTGCGCCTGGTCAACACCGAGGAGCCGGCTCGCAACAAGGACTCCCTCACCTCGGTCGAGGCCATCCGCGAGCTCTTCGGTGAGTCCTCCCAGGCCGCACGCCGTGCCACGGACGCGGATGTCACCCGTTTCCGGTCCGTACGGGGCCGGCTCCGCGCGGTCTTCACCGCGGCGGACTCGGGCGACGAGACACAGGCCGTGGACCTGCTCAACTCGCTCCTGCTGGAGTTCCCGGTCAGCCCGCAGATCTCGGGCCACGACTTCCGGGACGAGGACGGCCGCCCGAAGTGGCACATGCACCTGGCCGAACACCCCTCCAACGCGACGGCGGGGTACGCGGCGATCGCCGCGATGGGCCTCGCGTTCCACCTCACGGAGTACGGCGTCGACCGGCTCGGCCTGTGCCAGGCGGCACCCTGCCGCAACGCCTACCTCGACACCTCGACCAACCGCTCCCGCCGCTACTGCTCGGACCGCTGCGCGACCCGCGCCAATGTGGCGGCCTACCGCGCCCGCAAACGCCTGGAGGCGGAACGGTCGGTGAGCACGGGCCGTACGGCCGAAACCGCCCATGAGACGAGCCCGCGCACCGAGCGCTGA
- the sodN gene encoding superoxide dismutase, Ni encodes MLSRLFAPKVKVSAHCDLPCGVYDPAQARIEAESVKAVQEKYQANEDPHFRARATVIKEQRAELAKHHVSVLWSDYFKPPHFEKYPELHQLVNDALKALSTAKASTDPATGQKALDYIAQIDKIFWETKKA; translated from the coding sequence ATGCTCTCCCGCCTGTTTGCCCCCAAGGTGAAGGTCAGCGCTCACTGCGACCTGCCCTGCGGTGTGTACGACCCGGCCCAGGCCCGTATCGAGGCCGAGTCGGTCAAGGCCGTCCAGGAGAAGTACCAGGCCAACGAGGACCCGCACTTCCGGGCCCGCGCCACGGTCATCAAGGAGCAGCGCGCGGAGCTCGCCAAGCACCACGTTTCGGTGCTGTGGAGCGACTACTTCAAGCCCCCGCACTTCGAGAAGTACCCGGAGCTGCACCAGCTGGTCAACGACGCCCTGAAGGCACTGTCGACCGCGAAGGCGTCGACGGACCCGGCGACGGGCCAGAAGGCGCTGGACTACATCGCCCAGATCGACAAGATCTTCTGGGAGACGAAGAAGGCCTGA
- the sodX gene encoding nickel-type superoxide dismutase maturation protease yields the protein MTEQGREPRALFGVAEVTGPSMYPTLRHGDQLLVHYGAEVKAGDVAVLRHPLQQDLLIVKRLVERREDGWWVLGDNPGAEGDSRVFGTVPHELLLGRVRGRYRPFAEDQRSVRGLVSWAVSAVRPVLTDRSASRRLRAR from the coding sequence ATGACTGAGCAGGGGCGGGAGCCGAGAGCGCTGTTCGGGGTCGCCGAAGTGACAGGTCCTTCCATGTACCCGACGCTGAGACACGGCGATCAACTGCTGGTGCACTACGGCGCGGAGGTGAAGGCCGGCGATGTCGCCGTACTGCGCCATCCGCTGCAACAGGACCTGCTCATCGTCAAGCGGCTCGTCGAGCGGCGCGAGGACGGCTGGTGGGTGCTCGGGGACAATCCGGGGGCCGAGGGGGACAGCCGGGTGTTCGGCACCGTGCCCCATGAGTTGCTGCTGGGGCGGGTGCGCGGCAGATACCGCCCGTTCGCGGAGGATCAGCGCTCGGTGCGCGGGCTCGTCTCATGGGCGGTTTCGGCCGTACGGCCCGTGCTCACCGACCGTTCCGCCTCCAGGCGTTTGCGGGCGCGGTAG
- a CDS encoding DUF6304 family protein — protein MSSESTEVWAGWYRDRLGAEAVTIVARAQQLRTRIRGVEYEGATFAALEPVGLSGALSSCVLEWDIPLPVQMDGTVQQATLSCLLTLGEPQPDGGPLDRADLNLTLHYGGAAYEYGVAGGDFGDALNGVRRQLPPGAELGMPAPVGA, from the coding sequence ATGTCATCGGAGTCGACGGAAGTCTGGGCGGGCTGGTACCGCGACCGGCTGGGCGCGGAAGCGGTCACGATCGTGGCGCGCGCGCAGCAATTGCGTACGCGCATCAGGGGCGTTGAGTACGAGGGGGCGACATTCGCCGCCCTGGAGCCCGTGGGCCTGAGCGGGGCGCTGTCCTCCTGCGTACTGGAATGGGACATACCGCTGCCCGTCCAGATGGACGGCACGGTCCAGCAAGCCACGCTCAGCTGTCTGTTGACGCTCGGCGAGCCGCAGCCCGACGGCGGGCCACTCGACCGGGCCGACCTCAATCTGACCCTGCACTACGGCGGTGCCGCGTACGAATACGGAGTCGCCGGCGGCGACTTCGGCGACGCCCTCAACGGCGTCCGGCGCCAGCTGCCGCCCGGCGCGGAGCTGGGCATGCCCGCACCCGTGGGCGCCTAG
- a CDS encoding amino acid ABC transporter permease gives MTDKFDKTPADEPPRDPAVVKVASHPEQIKAIPVRHWGRWISGVVVVALLALLVYSFSQGDVNWDTVGDLIFDPRIVTGMWHTLLISVLSMLIGLALGVLFAVMRLSKNPVTGAVAWLYIWFFRGTPVYVQLLLWFNLALIFPVLNLGFYKDEMVDVMTPFMVALLGLGLNEGAYMAEIVRAGIQSVDEGQTEASHALGMSNSRTMRRIVLPQAMRVIVPPTGNEFINLLKTSSLVSAVQYTDLLRAAQNIGSTSFAVMELLLVASVWYLALTSVFSVGQYYVERHYARGSLRSLPLTPFQKIKANLTRFRRPEVAR, from the coding sequence GTGACTGACAAGTTCGACAAGACGCCCGCCGACGAGCCCCCCAGGGACCCGGCGGTCGTCAAGGTGGCATCCCACCCTGAGCAGATCAAGGCCATCCCGGTACGGCACTGGGGCCGCTGGATCAGCGGTGTCGTCGTTGTGGCACTGCTGGCCCTGCTGGTCTATTCGTTCTCGCAGGGCGACGTCAACTGGGACACCGTCGGGGACCTCATCTTCGACCCCCGGATCGTGACCGGCATGTGGCACACGCTGTTGATCAGCGTGCTGTCGATGCTCATCGGTCTGGCGCTGGGCGTCCTCTTCGCGGTCATGCGACTGTCGAAGAACCCCGTCACCGGTGCGGTGGCCTGGCTGTACATCTGGTTCTTCCGCGGGACCCCGGTGTACGTGCAGCTGCTGCTGTGGTTCAACCTCGCGCTGATCTTCCCCGTCCTGAACCTCGGGTTCTACAAGGACGAAATGGTCGACGTGATGACCCCGTTCATGGTCGCCCTGCTGGGTCTGGGCCTGAACGAGGGCGCCTACATGGCCGAGATCGTCCGGGCCGGCATCCAGTCGGTCGACGAAGGCCAGACCGAGGCATCCCACGCCCTGGGCATGTCCAACAGCAGGACCATGCGCCGGATCGTGCTCCCGCAGGCGATGCGGGTGATCGTGCCGCCGACCGGCAACGAGTTCATCAACCTGCTGAAGACCTCGTCCCTGGTCTCCGCCGTGCAGTACACGGACCTGCTGCGCGCCGCGCAGAACATCGGCTCCACCTCGTTCGCGGTGATGGAGTTGCTGCTGGTGGCCTCGGTCTGGTATCTGGCTCTGACCAGCGTCTTCAGCGTCGGCCAGTACTATGTGGAGCGGCACTACGCACGCGGCTCGCTACGTTCCCTGCCGCTGACCCCGTTCCAGAAGATCAAGGCGAATCTCACCCGGTTCCGCCGTCCGGAGGTGGCCCGATGA
- a CDS encoding low temperature requirement protein A yields the protein MIATEGGHRVTPAELFFDLVFVYAITQVTALMAADPTALRMLGATVVLALLWWCWCCFAWLGNVVRADSGAMFAVLVAVMAVVLIVSLTVPEVYDDGPGGLYAPLVFVLCYGAVRLLHLVTYWISSPGDEALHVTLRRTALLSVAPPFVLLLIGSAFTGLTQALLWLGAVVIDYVGIYVTGSSGWRVASPGHFAERHGLIVIIAMGESIVAIGVGVSGLPISWPVLAAAATGLLVVAGLWRVYFRQISEAAEHRLTVLEGDDRTRLARDAYTFLHLPLVAGIVFTALGMKTVLHQVADSSHYDLSEPLHGLVAWALTGGVGVFLLAAAAIVLRTTGRRSAVLIVGGLGCLAAGAVVVLMPALLALGLLAAAVTAMVVLHGRRAGAAASGDQRAQ from the coding sequence ATGATCGCCACCGAAGGCGGTCACCGGGTGACGCCCGCCGAGCTGTTCTTCGACTTGGTGTTCGTGTACGCGATCACGCAGGTCACCGCTCTGATGGCGGCCGACCCGACGGCCCTGCGGATGCTCGGTGCGACGGTGGTGCTCGCCCTGCTCTGGTGGTGCTGGTGTTGCTTCGCCTGGCTGGGCAACGTGGTGCGGGCCGACTCCGGAGCGATGTTCGCCGTGCTGGTCGCGGTCATGGCGGTGGTGCTGATCGTCTCGCTGACCGTGCCGGAGGTGTACGACGACGGTCCTGGCGGCCTGTACGCGCCACTGGTGTTCGTCCTCTGCTACGGCGCGGTCCGGCTGCTGCACCTGGTCACATACTGGATCTCCAGTCCGGGTGACGAGGCGCTCCATGTCACGCTGCGCCGCACCGCGCTGCTGTCGGTTGCGCCGCCGTTCGTACTGCTGCTGATCGGCAGCGCGTTCACCGGTCTCACGCAGGCACTCCTCTGGCTCGGCGCGGTCGTGATCGACTACGTCGGGATCTATGTCACCGGGTCATCGGGCTGGCGGGTCGCCTCGCCCGGGCACTTCGCCGAGCGGCACGGTCTGATCGTGATCATCGCCATGGGCGAGTCGATCGTCGCGATCGGAGTGGGGGTGTCCGGTCTGCCGATCTCCTGGCCGGTGCTGGCCGCGGCCGCCACGGGCCTGTTGGTCGTCGCCGGGTTGTGGCGCGTGTACTTCCGTCAGATCAGCGAGGCCGCCGAGCACCGGCTGACCGTGTTGGAGGGCGATGACCGCACCCGATTGGCGCGCGACGCGTACACGTTCCTGCATCTGCCGCTCGTCGCGGGAATCGTGTTCACCGCGCTGGGCATGAAGACGGTGCTCCACCAGGTCGCCGACAGTTCGCACTACGACCTGTCCGAGCCGCTGCACGGGCTGGTGGCCTGGGCGCTCACCGGAGGCGTGGGTGTGTTCCTGCTGGCGGCAGCGGCGATCGTGCTGCGCACCACCGGACGGAGATCCGCGGTCCTCATCGTCGGAGGCCTCGGCTGCCTGGCCGCGGGCGCGGTGGTGGTCCTGATGCCCGCGCTGCTCGCACTGGGGCTGCTGGCCGCGGCCGTGACGGCGATGGTGGTCCTGCACGGCCGGAGAGCCGGAGCCGCGGCGTCGGGCGACCAGCGGGCTCAGTGA
- a CDS encoding group II truncated hemoglobin, protein MTEETHRPDGRAGTLYEAVGGTDALRRLSNTFYDAVLADPLLAPVFADFTPTHIEHVAVWLAEIFDGPARFTEELGGHQALLRAHLGLGITEDQRLRWMELMADAVAKELPDDELLRRRVVEYFDWGTKIARAVSADPPGTDLGDPGPTPRWGWDGVR, encoded by the coding sequence GTGACCGAAGAGACGCACAGGCCGGACGGACGTGCCGGGACGCTGTACGAGGCCGTGGGCGGCACGGACGCGCTGCGGCGGCTGAGCAACACCTTCTACGACGCCGTCCTCGCCGACCCGCTGCTCGCCCCCGTCTTCGCCGACTTCACCCCCACCCATATCGAGCATGTCGCCGTCTGGCTGGCCGAGATCTTTGACGGACCCGCCCGCTTCACCGAGGAGCTCGGTGGCCACCAGGCCCTCCTCCGCGCCCATCTCGGGCTCGGGATCACCGAGGATCAGCGGCTGCGCTGGATGGAGCTGATGGCGGACGCGGTGGCGAAGGAGCTCCCGGACGACGAGCTGCTGCGCCGCCGCGTGGTGGAGTACTTCGACTGGGGTACGAAGATCGCCCGCGCAGTCTCGGCCGACCCGCCGGGCACGGACCTGGGCGACCCTGGTCCGACGCCGCGCTGGGGCTGGGACGGGGTGCGCTGA
- a CDS encoding NAD(P)-dependent malic enzyme — protein sequence MAAEIVNPRSDRESGTEGAPEEPFDPAFALHRGGKMAIQATVPVRDKDDLSLAYTPGVAKVCSAIAERPELVHEYTWKSQVVAVVTDGTAVLGLGDIGPEASLPVMEGKAILFKQFGGVDAVPIALATTDTDEIVETIVRLAPSFGGVNLEDISAPRCFEIERKLQERVDIPVFHDDQHGTAVVTLAALRNAAKLTGRGLGELRAVISGAGAAGVAIAKFLLEAGIGDVAVADRKGIVSRDREDLTSVKRELAEITNRAGLSGSLETALAGADVFIGVSGGTVPEAAVASMAKGAFVFAMANPNPEVHPDVAHRYAAVVATGRSDYPNQINNVLAFPGIFAGALQVRASRITEGMKIAAANALADVVGDALAADYVIPSPFDERVAPAVTAAVAAAARAEGVARR from the coding sequence ATGGCAGCGGAGATCGTCAATCCTCGCAGCGACAGGGAAAGCGGTACGGAGGGTGCTCCCGAGGAGCCCTTCGATCCGGCCTTTGCGCTGCACCGCGGCGGCAAGATGGCCATCCAGGCCACGGTGCCGGTGCGCGACAAGGACGACCTGTCCCTCGCGTACACACCCGGTGTCGCCAAAGTGTGCAGCGCGATCGCCGAGCGGCCCGAGCTCGTCCACGAGTACACCTGGAAGTCGCAGGTCGTCGCCGTCGTGACGGACGGGACCGCGGTGCTCGGACTCGGCGACATCGGTCCGGAGGCATCACTTCCGGTCATGGAGGGGAAAGCCATCCTCTTCAAGCAGTTCGGTGGCGTGGACGCGGTGCCGATCGCGCTCGCCACGACGGACACGGACGAGATCGTCGAGACGATCGTGCGGCTTGCGCCGTCCTTCGGTGGAGTGAACCTCGAGGACATCTCGGCGCCCCGCTGCTTCGAGATCGAGCGCAAGCTCCAGGAGCGCGTGGACATCCCCGTCTTCCACGACGACCAGCACGGCACGGCGGTGGTGACCCTCGCCGCGCTGCGCAACGCCGCGAAGCTGACCGGGCGCGGTCTGGGTGAGCTGCGCGCCGTCATCTCCGGCGCGGGTGCGGCGGGGGTGGCCATCGCGAAGTTCCTGCTGGAGGCGGGGATCGGCGATGTGGCCGTGGCCGACCGCAAGGGCATCGTCAGCCGCGACCGCGAGGACCTGACCTCGGTCAAGCGGGAGCTCGCGGAGATCACGAACCGGGCGGGGCTGAGCGGCTCGCTGGAGACCGCGCTGGCCGGCGCGGACGTCTTCATCGGCGTCTCCGGCGGCACGGTGCCGGAGGCGGCGGTCGCGTCGATGGCGAAGGGTGCCTTCGTCTTCGCGATGGCCAACCCGAACCCGGAGGTGCACCCCGATGTCGCGCACCGGTACGCCGCGGTGGTGGCGACGGGTCGCAGCGACTACCCGAACCAGATCAACAACGTGCTGGCGTTCCCAGGGATCTTCGCGGGTGCCCTGCAGGTGCGGGCGTCGCGGATCACCGAGGGCATGAAGATCGCGGCGGCGAACGCGCTGGCCGACGTGGTGGGCGATGCGCTGGCCGCTGACTATGTGATCCCCTCGCCGTTCGACGAGCGGGTCGCGCCGGCCGTCACGGCGGCGGTGGCGGCGGCGGCACGGGCAGAGGGCGTGGCGCGCCGCTGA
- a CDS encoding zinc-binding dehydrogenase, which yields MFAAYAARIDRDQPLNGLELGERPAPEARPGWTTVNVKAASLNHHDLWSLRGVGLAEDKLPMILGCDAAGIDADGNEVVLHSVIGQTGHGVGPDEPRSILTERYQGTFAEQVTVPSWNVLPKPKELSFEQAACLPTAWLTAYRMLFTNAGVRPGDSVLVQGAGGGVATAAIVLGKAAGLRVYATSRDEAKRKRAVELGAEEAYEPGARLPRRVDAVIETVGAATWSHSVKSLRPGGTLVISGATSGDRPSHAELTRIFFLELKVVGSTMGTKDELEDLLSFCAVTGVRPVIDEVLPLDRARDGFERMAGGDLFGKVVLTPS from the coding sequence ATGTTCGCTGCCTACGCCGCCCGCATCGACCGCGACCAGCCCCTCAACGGCCTGGAGCTGGGCGAACGCCCGGCCCCCGAGGCGCGCCCCGGCTGGACCACCGTCAACGTCAAGGCCGCCTCCCTCAACCACCACGACCTCTGGTCGCTGCGGGGCGTCGGCCTCGCCGAGGACAAGCTGCCGATGATCCTCGGCTGCGACGCCGCGGGCATCGACGCGGACGGCAACGAGGTGGTGCTCCACTCCGTCATCGGCCAGACCGGGCACGGCGTCGGCCCGGACGAGCCCCGCTCCATCCTCACCGAGCGCTACCAGGGGACCTTCGCCGAACAGGTCACGGTCCCGTCCTGGAACGTCCTGCCGAAGCCGAAGGAGCTCAGCTTCGAGCAGGCCGCCTGTCTGCCGACCGCGTGGCTCACCGCGTACCGGATGCTGTTCACCAACGCAGGCGTACGGCCCGGGGACTCGGTCCTCGTGCAGGGCGCGGGCGGCGGTGTCGCGACCGCCGCGATCGTCCTCGGAAAGGCGGCGGGCCTGCGGGTGTACGCCACCAGCCGCGACGAGGCCAAGCGGAAGCGGGCCGTCGAGCTCGGTGCCGAGGAGGCGTACGAGCCGGGCGCGCGGCTGCCTCGGCGTGTGGACGCCGTCATCGAGACGGTCGGCGCCGCCACCTGGTCGCATTCGGTCAAGTCTCTGCGGCCCGGCGGCACGTTGGTCATCTCGGGTGCGACGAGCGGTGACCGCCCCTCGCACGCCGAGCTGACGCGGATCTTCTTCCTGGAGCTCAAGGTCGTCGGCTCGACGATGGGTACGAAGGATGAACTGGAGGACCTCCTTTCCTTCTGCGCGGTGACGGGGGTACGGCCGGTGATCGACGAGGTGCTGCCGCTGGACCGGGCCAGGGACGGCTTCGAGCGGATGGCCGGCGGCGACCTCTTCGGGAAGGTCGTCCTGACGCCCTCTTGA
- a CDS encoding class I SAM-dependent methyltransferase → MPDREERFRVMLDMVGALVGPEPRVLDLACGTGSITDRLLTRFPKATSTGVDLDPALLTIAEGYFDGDLRVTFVTADLKDPEWVRKLPYEQYDAVLTATALHWLHSEPLATLYGQLAGVVREGGVFMNADHMIDGATPRINAAERAQRHAQMDGAKAAGALDWADWWALAAKDPVLAGPTAKRYQIYGEHADGDMPSPQWHAETLRTAGFAEARAVWASPSDTLLLALK, encoded by the coding sequence ATGCCCGACCGCGAGGAGCGGTTCCGGGTGATGCTGGACATGGTCGGGGCCCTGGTGGGCCCCGAGCCGAGGGTGCTGGATCTCGCGTGCGGTACGGGAAGTATCACGGACCGGCTGCTCACCCGGTTCCCGAAGGCCACCAGTACGGGGGTCGATCTGGACCCCGCCCTGTTGACCATCGCCGAGGGGTACTTCGACGGCGACCTCCGCGTCACCTTCGTCACCGCCGACCTCAAGGACCCCGAGTGGGTGCGGAAGCTGCCGTACGAGCAGTACGACGCCGTACTCACCGCCACCGCGCTGCACTGGCTGCACAGCGAGCCGCTCGCCACGCTCTACGGGCAGCTTGCCGGGGTCGTCCGTGAGGGCGGTGTCTTCATGAACGCCGACCACATGATCGACGGCGCCACTCCCCGTATCAACGCCGCCGAGCGGGCCCAGCGCCACGCCCAGATGGACGGAGCCAAGGCCGCCGGCGCGCTCGACTGGGCCGACTGGTGGGCACTGGCCGCCAAGGACCCCGTACTCGCCGGGCCGACGGCCAAGCGCTACCAGATCTACGGCGAGCACGCCGACGGCGACATGCCGTCGCCGCAGTGGCACGCCGAGACGCTGCGTACGGCCGGGTTCGCCGAGGCCCGGGCCGTATGGGCCTCGCCCTCCGACACCCTGCTGCTCGCGCTCAAATAG
- a CDS encoding ABC transporter substrate-binding protein translates to MTARNTCRTTATRARIAAVGAIAVAGSLMLTACGDQTTSGSNETDSTTASSAALFDKLPKKYQDSKVIKVGTDATYAPMEYEEGGKIVGIDPDIAAALGKELGVNFQFTNGTFDGLISSLNTGRQDVVMSAMSDTKARQEGLDDKGKKVGEGVDFVDYFTSGVSLLVKKGNPDKIATLDDLCGKKVAVQRGTIYEDTFKTQATKCKTDGKGTLAIEAFDTDAEAQTRVKSGGAVADLNDFPVAAHIAKTAGGGNDFEVAGDQTGAGPFGIAVDKDNAQLRDALKEALDAIIKNGEYKKVLEKWDVTNSAVTEATINAGK, encoded by the coding sequence ATGACCGCACGCAACACCTGTCGTACGACCGCAACCAGGGCCCGGATCGCCGCGGTCGGCGCGATCGCGGTCGCCGGCTCCCTGATGCTCACCGCCTGTGGTGACCAGACGACCTCGGGCTCCAACGAGACCGACAGCACCACGGCCAGCAGCGCCGCGCTCTTCGACAAGCTTCCGAAGAAGTACCAGGACTCCAAGGTGATCAAGGTCGGCACGGACGCCACCTACGCTCCGATGGAGTACGAGGAGGGCGGCAAGATCGTCGGTATCGACCCCGACATCGCCGCCGCGCTCGGCAAGGAACTCGGCGTCAACTTCCAGTTCACCAACGGCACCTTCGACGGCCTGATCTCGTCGCTGAACACCGGCCGCCAGGACGTCGTGATGTCCGCCATGAGCGACACCAAGGCCCGCCAGGAGGGCCTCGACGACAAGGGCAAGAAGGTCGGAGAGGGCGTCGACTTCGTCGACTACTTCACCTCGGGCGTCTCGCTCCTGGTCAAGAAGGGCAACCCGGACAAGATCGCCACGCTCGACGACCTGTGCGGCAAGAAGGTGGCCGTCCAGCGCGGCACGATCTACGAGGACACCTTCAAGACGCAGGCCACCAAGTGCAAGACGGACGGCAAGGGCACGCTCGCGATCGAGGCGTTCGACACGGACGCCGAGGCCCAGACCCGTGTGAAGTCCGGCGGCGCCGTCGCCGACCTCAACGACTTCCCGGTCGCCGCGCACATCGCGAAGACCGCGGGCGGCGGCAACGACTTCGAGGTCGCCGGCGACCAGACCGGCGCCGGTCCGTTCGGCATCGCCGTCGACAAGGACAACGCCCAGCTGCGCGACGCGCTCAAGGAAGCCCTGGACGCGATCATCAAGAACGGCGAGTACAAGAAGGTCCTGGAGAAGTGGGACGTCACGAACAGCGCCGTCACCGAGGCGACCATCAACGCCGGTAAGTAG
- a CDS encoding amino acid ABC transporter ATP-binding protein: MSVQPMVRAEGVHKSYGLAHVLKGIDLEVAPREVFCLVGPSGSGKSTFLRCINHLEQINAGRLSVDGQLVGYRQKGDKLYELKDSEVAAQRRDIGMVFQRFNLFPHLTALANVMEAPIQVKGEAKAVARERAERLLDRVGLGDKGKHYPTQLSGGQQQRVAIARALAMEPKLMLFDEPTSALDPELVGEVLDVMRGLAEEGMTMIVVTHEMGFAREVGDALVFMDDGVVVESGHPRDVLSDPQHDRTKSFLSKVL, encoded by the coding sequence ATGAGCGTCCAGCCCATGGTCAGGGCCGAAGGCGTCCACAAGTCCTACGGCCTGGCTCACGTCCTCAAGGGCATCGACCTCGAGGTCGCCCCCCGCGAGGTGTTCTGCCTGGTCGGCCCCTCCGGGTCCGGCAAGTCGACGTTCCTGCGGTGCATCAACCACCTGGAGCAGATCAACGCCGGCCGGCTCTCGGTCGACGGTCAGCTGGTGGGCTATCGCCAGAAGGGCGACAAGCTCTACGAGCTGAAGGACAGCGAGGTCGCGGCCCAGCGCCGGGACATCGGCATGGTCTTCCAGCGCTTCAACCTGTTCCCGCACCTGACCGCGCTCGCCAACGTCATGGAGGCGCCGATCCAGGTCAAGGGCGAAGCCAAGGCGGTGGCCCGGGAGCGGGCCGAGCGTCTGCTGGACCGGGTCGGGCTGGGCGACAAGGGCAAGCACTACCCCACCCAGCTCTCCGGCGGCCAGCAGCAGCGCGTCGCCATCGCCCGTGCGCTGGCGATGGAGCCGAAGCTGATGCTCTTCGACGAGCCCACCTCCGCGCTCGACCCGGAGCTGGTGGGTGAGGTCCTTGACGTCATGCGCGGCCTGGCCGAGGAGGGCATGACCATGATCGTCGTTACCCATGAGATGGGCTTTGCCCGCGAGGTCGGCGATGCGCTGGTCTTCATGGACGACGGCGTCGTGGTCGAGTCCGGCCACCCCCGCGACGTCCTCTCCGACCCCCAGCACGACCGCACCAAATCCTTCCTCTCGAAGGTCCTCTGA